The DNA segment CCCGTCGCATATATTCACTTCTTATATGGGGCCGACTTTCCTGGGGCTTTTGGTAACTTTGGCGGTTGCGACTGTTATTGAAGTCTGCTCCGAGGGTTCGAGCCCGCTGGCATTTGAAATATTCCGCCAGACGGGCGCATTCGGAAACAGCCTCGTGTTTCTTATGGCAGGCGTTGCCACCGATTATACAGAGATAGGACTTATCTGGCATAATGTCGGAAGAAGGGCGGCCATTTGGCTGCCCATAATTACCGTGCCGCAGATTCTGATACTCGGGTTTCTGGCGAATATCTTATTTTAAATTATGACACCTCTTATTACAGATGAAAAAACGGGTATAATGTACCGGAAATACCACGCGCATTCTTCCGGCGCCGTACTTCTTTTGGTGCACGGACTGGGCGCGCATAGTGCGAGATGGCAATTTCTCGTCGATTTTTTCCTGCAAAATAATTTTTCATCTTACGCCATAGAGTTAAGAGGCTTCGGTGAAACAGTAGATCGAAAAGGGCACGTTGACTCCACAAATATCTATTTCTCCGATATAAGCCGCCTGTCGGTCATTGCGCGAAAAGAGAACCCCGGCAAAAAGATATTTCTTATCGCAGAAAGTATAGGCGCTTTGATCTCTTTTTCAATGCTCGCCTCCGGTGCCGATTTTATGAGCGGCCTTGTATGCATTTCACCGGCATTTTCAAGCAGGCTCGATATAAAACCACTCGATTATATAAAAATATTTTTTACACTTTTATATAATCCACGCAAACAATTTCCGGTGCCTTTTACGGCCGAGATGTGCACGCGTGACGCCGGGCATCAAAAAGTCATGAAAGACGACCGAAGAGAACACCGGCTCGTCTCGGCGAAACTCGCCTTTGAAATCACAAGACTTCAGAAGAAAGCGCTCTCATCTGCCGCTAAAATAACACTCCCGACTCTATTTCTTCTTGCCGGAGACGATAAAGTTGTAGATCCTGATGTATCGCGAAGAGTGTTTTACGCGATAGCGGCAAAAGATAAAAAAATAGTGGAGTACCCCGAG comes from the Candidatus Omnitrophota bacterium genome and includes:
- a CDS encoding lysophospholipase, which codes for MTPLITDEKTGIMYRKYHAHSSGAVLLLVHGLGAHSARWQFLVDFFLQNNFSSYAIELRGFGETVDRKGHVDSTNIYFSDISRLSVIARKENPGKKIFLIAESIGALISFSMLASGADFMSGLVCISPAFSSRLDIKPLDYIKIFFTLLYNPRKQFPVPFTAEMCTRDAGHQKVMKDDRREHRLVSAKLAFEITRLQKKALSSAAKITLPTLFLLAGDDKVVDPDVSRRVFYAIAAKDKKIVEYPEMCHALSIDLGKEKVFLEILKWIMSYL